A window of the Serratia sarumanii genome harbors these coding sequences:
- a CDS encoding phosphoethanolamine transferase, whose product MNTHTVILDKLRHSVAHPTLRTFLFYAIIALILIKAMGYSGGKGIDILFIALILLLLSNHSLTRYGLIIPFILLCALYAPVGAIYGSPSAAVVSALLQTNSTEASEFLHTLPARCYLLPVVIFTMLIILKRFIWRQALPKKIILPLLALFAVIVITRIFSGGLVKLKLPDFFLSTYSAYDQYQQQIDELNTGVSEPYSWSITSGAPKNENYVIIVGESMRRDHMSLFGYPVSTTPFLDNAKGRFYSNYISTAPNTFESLPRTLALSNGHSIALGDNIITLAKAAGLNTHWLSNQGMFGQFDTPVSKIAMFSDNHYFLKKGDYQSRNTDDDALLPIFDQLLSRQGQGNLYVLHLMGSHADFCERLNGEPPSVESPNKELACYLSTYRKTDRFIEQVYQSLKQTGAPFKLFYFSDHGLSHKDIGGIRSLRHSGDTRQNYQVPLLVLSDRDQQHQIIDDPLSAFDFIGLFAQEAGIRVTHPEVMPTMRMADTDKRWVFDGQRRVDFDQLADDPPELP is encoded by the coding sequence ATGAATACACACACTGTTATTTTAGATAAGTTGCGGCACTCCGTGGCTCACCCGACCCTGCGCACTTTTTTATTTTACGCCATTATTGCTTTGATATTGATCAAAGCGATGGGATACAGCGGTGGAAAAGGCATTGATATTCTTTTTATTGCACTTATCTTGCTATTATTATCTAACCATTCGCTTACCCGCTACGGCCTGATTATTCCGTTTATTCTGCTGTGCGCGCTGTATGCGCCGGTCGGGGCCATTTACGGGTCTCCGTCAGCGGCCGTGGTGTCTGCCCTGCTGCAAACCAACAGTACAGAAGCGAGTGAGTTCCTGCATACCCTCCCAGCCAGGTGTTATCTGCTGCCTGTCGTAATATTTACCATGCTTATTATTTTAAAAAGGTTTATTTGGCGACAAGCACTACCAAAAAAAATCATATTGCCTTTGCTGGCGTTATTTGCGGTTATCGTCATCACCAGAATATTCAGCGGTGGCTTGGTTAAGCTTAAATTACCTGACTTCTTTTTATCCACCTACTCCGCTTACGATCAATATCAACAGCAAATTGATGAATTAAACACCGGCGTTTCAGAACCGTACTCTTGGTCGATCACCTCTGGCGCACCGAAGAATGAAAACTATGTCATTATCGTCGGCGAAAGTATGCGCAGGGATCATATGTCCTTATTTGGTTATCCGGTGTCCACTACACCGTTTCTGGATAATGCCAAGGGACGGTTTTACAGTAATTATATTTCCACCGCGCCGAATACATTCGAATCCCTCCCCCGCACGCTGGCTTTAAGCAACGGCCACAGCATTGCCCTCGGAGATAATATCATCACCCTGGCAAAAGCCGCCGGCCTCAATACCCACTGGCTGTCCAATCAGGGCATGTTCGGGCAATTCGATACGCCGGTATCAAAAATCGCCATGTTCAGCGATAACCATTACTTCCTGAAGAAAGGCGACTATCAATCGCGCAACACCGATGATGATGCACTGCTGCCGATATTTGACCAATTATTGAGCCGCCAGGGGCAAGGCAACCTGTATGTGCTGCATCTGATGGGCTCGCACGCCGACTTTTGCGAGCGGCTTAACGGCGAACCGCCGAGCGTCGAGTCGCCGAATAAGGAGCTGGCCTGCTACCTCTCTACCTATCGCAAGACTGATCGTTTTATCGAGCAGGTTTATCAAAGTCTGAAACAGACCGGCGCGCCGTTTAAACTGTTCTATTTCTCCGATCACGGTCTTTCCCATAAGGATATCGGCGGCATACGTTCTCTGCGTCACAGCGGCGATACCCGGCAGAATTACCAGGTGCCGTTGCTGGTGCTGAGCGATCGCGACCAACAGCACCAGATCATTGATGATCCCTTGAGCGCGTTCGATTTTATCGGGTTGTTTGCTCAAGAGGCGGGAATACGGGTTACCCATCCGGAGGTGATGCCTACGATGCGTATGGCGGATACCGATAAGCGCTGGGTGTTTGACGGGCAGAGAAGGGTTGATTTCGATCAGTTGGCTGACGACCCACCTGAGTTACCCTAA
- the era gene encoding GTPase Era: MSEVKQHCGFIAIVGRPNVGKSTLLNQLLGQKVSITSRKPQTTRHRIMGIDTDGAYQAIYVDTPGLHIEEKRAINRLMNRAASSSIGDVELVIFVVEGTNWTADDEMVVNKLRSLRCPVLLAINKVDNVTDKSKLLPHIAFLSQQMNFLDVVPISAEKGMNVDTIAGIVRKLLPEAEHHFPEDYITDRSQRFMASEIIREKLMRFLGEELPYSVTVEIEQFVANDRGGYDVHGLILVEREGQKKMVIGNKGAKIKTIGIEARQDMEQMFDAKVHLELWVKVKSGWADDERALRSLGYVDDLK, translated from the coding sequence ATGAGCGAAGTAAAACAACACTGCGGGTTTATCGCCATCGTCGGCCGCCCGAACGTGGGCAAATCGACGTTGCTGAACCAACTGCTGGGGCAGAAGGTTTCCATTACGTCGCGTAAGCCGCAGACGACCCGTCACCGCATCATGGGCATCGACACCGATGGCGCCTATCAGGCGATCTACGTCGACACCCCAGGGCTACACATCGAAGAAAAACGCGCCATCAACCGCTTGATGAACCGCGCGGCCAGCAGCTCGATCGGCGACGTTGAACTGGTGATCTTCGTGGTTGAAGGCACCAACTGGACCGCCGACGACGAAATGGTGGTCAACAAGCTGCGCAGCCTGCGCTGCCCGGTATTGCTGGCGATCAACAAGGTCGATAACGTCACCGACAAATCCAAGCTGTTGCCGCACATCGCGTTCCTCAGCCAGCAGATGAACTTCCTCGACGTGGTGCCTATCTCCGCCGAAAAAGGCATGAACGTCGACACCATCGCCGGCATCGTGCGCAAGCTGCTGCCGGAAGCGGAACACCACTTCCCTGAAGACTACATCACCGATCGCTCACAGCGCTTTATGGCCTCCGAGATCATCCGCGAGAAGCTGATGCGTTTCCTGGGCGAAGAGCTGCCGTACTCGGTGACGGTAGAAATCGAACAGTTCGTGGCCAACGATCGCGGCGGCTACGATGTGCACGGCCTGATCCTGGTCGAGCGCGAAGGCCAGAAGAAAATGGTCATCGGCAACAAGGGCGCCAAGATCAAAACCATCGGCATCGAAGCGCGCCAGGACATGGAACAGATGTTCGACGCCAAAGTGCATCTCGAGCTGTGGGTGAAAGTGAAATCCGGTTGGGCGGACGACGAACGTGCGCTGCGCAGCCTGGGCTATGTTGACGATCTGAAGTAA
- a CDS encoding YfhL family 4Fe-4S dicluster ferredoxin: MALLITKKCINCDMCEPECPNQAISMGDEIYQIDTDRCTECIGHYDTPTCQQVCPIDNTIITDPQHRETNEQLWDKFVVLHHADRI, from the coding sequence ATGGCACTGCTGATTACCAAGAAATGCATCAACTGCGACATGTGCGAGCCGGAATGCCCGAACCAGGCGATTTCGATGGGCGATGAGATTTATCAGATCGATACCGATCGCTGCACCGAGTGCATCGGCCATTATGATACGCCGACCTGCCAGCAGGTTTGCCCGATCGACAACACCATCATCACCGATCCGCAGCATCGCGAGACCAACGAACAGCTGTGGGACAAGTTCGTGGTGCTGCACCACGCCGATCGCATTTAA
- the acpS gene encoding holo-ACP synthase — protein MAVLGLGTDIVEMARIEAVVERSGDRLARRVLSDAEWALYQQHQQPIRFLAKRFAVKEAAAKAFGTGIRNGLAFNQFEVFNDALGKPNIRLHGRAAELAGEMGVTAIHVSLADERRYACATVIVES, from the coding sequence ATGGCGGTGCTCGGGCTGGGAACCGACATCGTTGAGATGGCGCGTATCGAAGCGGTGGTGGAGCGCAGCGGCGATCGCCTGGCGCGCCGCGTGCTGAGCGACGCCGAGTGGGCGCTGTATCAGCAGCACCAGCAGCCGATTCGCTTTCTGGCCAAACGTTTCGCGGTGAAAGAGGCCGCCGCCAAGGCGTTCGGCACCGGCATTCGCAACGGCCTGGCGTTCAATCAGTTCGAAGTGTTCAACGATGCGCTGGGCAAGCCGAATATTCGTTTGCACGGCCGCGCCGCCGAGCTGGCCGGGGAGATGGGGGTCACCGCGATCCACGTTTCGCTGGCCGACGAACGGCGCTACGCCTGCGCGACGGTGATCGTCGAAAGCTGA
- the recO gene encoding DNA repair protein RecO, with amino-acid sequence MDGWERAFVLHGRPYSETSLMLDLFTEGHGRVRLLAKGARSRRSNLKGCLQPFTPLLVRWGGRGEVKTLRNAEAVSLGLPLSGMMLYSGLYVNELLARVLEQETNYSVLFFDYLQCLQALAAEDSSPEQALRQFELALLHHLGYGLDFLHCAGSGLPVDDAMTYRYREEKGFIASLVVDHYSFTGRELRALAERQFPDAETLRAAKRFTRMALKPYLGGKPLKSRELFRQFVRKQPNTPVDDA; translated from the coding sequence GTGGACGGCTGGGAGCGCGCTTTCGTCCTGCATGGGCGGCCGTACAGTGAAACCAGTCTGATGCTGGATCTGTTTACCGAAGGTCATGGGCGGGTGCGCTTGCTGGCGAAAGGCGCGCGCAGCCGCCGCTCCAATCTGAAGGGTTGCCTGCAGCCCTTTACTCCTCTGTTAGTGCGCTGGGGCGGCCGCGGCGAAGTGAAAACGCTGCGCAACGCCGAAGCGGTCTCCCTCGGTTTACCCCTCAGCGGCATGATGCTGTACAGCGGCCTGTACGTGAACGAACTGCTGGCGCGCGTGCTCGAGCAGGAAACCAACTACTCGGTGCTGTTCTTCGATTATCTGCAATGCCTGCAGGCGCTGGCGGCGGAAGACAGCTCGCCGGAGCAGGCGCTGCGCCAGTTCGAGCTGGCCTTGCTGCACCACCTGGGTTACGGCCTCGATTTCCTGCACTGCGCCGGCAGCGGCCTGCCGGTGGATGATGCCATGACCTATCGCTATCGCGAAGAGAAAGGCTTCATCGCCAGCCTGGTGGTGGATCACTACAGCTTCACCGGGCGCGAACTGCGCGCGCTGGCGGAGCGGCAGTTTCCCGATGCCGAGACGCTGCGCGCCGCCAAGCGTTTCACCCGCATGGCGCTGAAACCCTATCTAGGCGGCAAGCCGTTGAAGAGCCGCGAACTGTTCCGCCAGTTCGTGCGCAAACAGCCGAATACGCCGGTCGACGACGCCTGA
- the pdxJ gene encoding pyridoxine 5'-phosphate synthase codes for MADLLLGVNIDHIATLRNARGTQYPDPVQAAFIAEQAGADGITVHLREDRRHITDRDVRLLRQTIQTRMNLEMAVTDEMLDIAIELKPHFCCLVPEKREEVTTEGGLDVAGQLDKMSVAVERLAQAGILVSLFIDPDHRQIDAAVAVGAPYIEIHTGAYAEAQGELAVQAELRRIAVAAAYAAEKGLKVNAGHGLTYHNVQPIAALPEMHELNIGHAIIGQAVMSGLPAAVADMKVLMREARR; via the coding sequence ATGGCTGATTTGCTGCTGGGCGTCAATATCGATCACATCGCCACGTTACGTAACGCGCGCGGAACCCAATACCCGGATCCGGTTCAGGCGGCATTCATTGCCGAACAGGCGGGAGCCGACGGCATTACCGTGCATCTGCGCGAAGACCGCCGCCACATCACCGACCGCGACGTGCGCCTGCTGCGCCAGACCATCCAGACGCGCATGAATCTGGAGATGGCGGTGACCGACGAGATGCTGGACATCGCCATTGAGCTGAAGCCGCATTTCTGCTGCCTGGTGCCGGAGAAGCGCGAAGAAGTGACCACCGAAGGCGGCCTGGACGTCGCCGGCCAGCTGGACAAAATGAGCGTGGCGGTTGAGCGCCTGGCGCAGGCGGGCATTTTGGTCTCGCTGTTCATCGATCCCGATCATCGCCAGATCGACGCGGCGGTGGCGGTGGGCGCACCCTATATCGAAATCCACACCGGCGCCTACGCCGAAGCGCAGGGCGAGCTGGCGGTACAGGCCGAGCTGCGCCGCATCGCGGTAGCCGCCGCCTACGCGGCCGAGAAAGGGCTGAAGGTCAACGCCGGCCACGGTCTGACCTACCATAACGTGCAGCCGATCGCCGCGCTGCCGGAGATGCACGAGCTGAACATCGGCCATGCGATTATCGGCCAGGCGGTGATGAGCGGGCTGCCGGCCGCGGTTGCCGACATGAAAGTGCTGATGCGGGAAGCGCGCCGGTAA
- the rnc gene encoding ribonuclease III gives MNPIVINRLQRKLGYTFQQQELLLQALTHRSASSKHNERLEFLGDSILSFVIANALYHRFPRVDEGDMSRMRATLVRGNTLAEMAREFDLGECLRLGPGELKSGGFRRESILADTVEALIGGVFLDSDIQTVERLILDWYRSRLDEISPGDKQKDPKTRLQEFLQGRHLPLPSYLVVQVRGEAHDQEFTIHCQVSGLSEPVVGTGSSRRKAEQAAAEQALKKLELE, from the coding sequence ATGAACCCCATCGTAATAAACAGGCTGCAGCGGAAGCTGGGCTACACTTTTCAACAGCAGGAGCTTTTACTGCAGGCTTTGACTCACCGCAGCGCCAGCAGTAAACACAATGAACGTCTTGAGTTTCTGGGTGACTCGATTCTGAGCTTTGTCATCGCCAATGCGCTCTATCACCGCTTTCCTCGCGTAGACGAGGGCGATATGAGCCGCATGCGCGCCACGCTGGTGCGCGGCAACACGCTGGCGGAGATGGCGCGCGAGTTTGACCTGGGCGAATGTCTGCGGCTTGGGCCGGGCGAATTGAAAAGTGGTGGGTTCCGCCGCGAGTCAATCCTGGCGGATACGGTGGAGGCATTGATCGGCGGCGTGTTCCTGGACAGCGATATCCAGACCGTCGAGCGTCTGATTTTGGACTGGTATCGCAGCCGGTTGGACGAAATCAGCCCCGGTGATAAGCAGAAAGACCCGAAAACCCGTCTGCAGGAGTTTTTGCAGGGGCGTCATCTGCCGTTGCCTTCTTATTTGGTGGTGCAGGTTCGCGGAGAAGCGCACGACCAGGAGTTTACCATCCACTGCCAGGTGAGTGGTTTGAGCGAGCCCGTAGTGGGCACCGGCTCGAGCCGCCGTAAAGCCGAGCAGGCGGCAGCGGAACAAGCGCTGAAAAAGCTGGAGCTTGAATGA